A window of the Henckelia pumila isolate YLH828 chromosome 3, ASM3356847v2, whole genome shotgun sequence genome harbors these coding sequences:
- the LOC140890947 gene encoding UV-stimulated scaffold protein A homolog: MKEETERAVVVPLIQRATNSTAAEVDPRLLRAIKSSVRSSDSQLRCAAQTLISLMKRDHSQVRYLALLIIDELFMRSKLFRTLMVENLDQLLSLSIGFRRNLPLPAPTSVASVLRSKAIEFLEKWNVTFGIHYRQLRLGYDYLKNTLRFQFPNLQANAARIQLERKEREMRTKEILLKKFESLKTNMSLIKEEIQSTVDEIGECLDILKTEDEDIPFAIIDGEEIQEFHNSELRQIRHDSLIEGEKIQENSENKIVFDAVRELYKVLVTKHLAGIQEWLSVLIRVDVADNRFRDSTLKEFIDIRNLIQLTKDKCEESGCALPNIANTEEEDIWEDGTLQTLEKGYSVFDRSKGNDFPVASTTNDAKGIECRNKVSNKSIIDGCDSSRSKSNPARGKLLDEAPVITWGSFLDNWGSNRDVLANHRGLDLEGHWGRVDYDAVIPAEKIAELNVRASVYKEEPVEIQPCKAPLRNGQLCQRRDLRVCPFHGLVIPRDDEGNPISGSSIVEETDPQNQSVEMTPYVDSDKVKQLLKQAVQNVRERDREESKKRHSDKQALKRAKLAEVRAHNEAVLRDAAIASTSRSSHIGEDMEIGSGSKSSARIKKQTLASMLKKKDTAKVRLGQRLLNTRARESTIRQLTESEDANYREAFPNQW, from the exons ATGAAGGAAGAAACGGAAAGGGCGGTGGTGGTGCCGTTGATTCAGAGAGCCACCAACTCCACGGCGGCGGAGGTTGATCCCCGACTCCTCAGGGCCATCAAATCCTCGGTCCGGTCATCCGACTCCCAGCTCCGATGCGCCGCCCAAACCCTAATATCGCTTATGAAACGTGACCATTCTCAG GTAAGATATCTTGCACTTCTCATAATAGACGAGCTTTTCATGCGGTCCAAACTTTTTAGAACTCTTATGGTCGAGAACCTAGATCAGTTACTCAGTTTGAGTATTGGATTTCGAAGGAATTTACCTCTACCTGCACCTACTTCTGTTGCATCTGTTCTGCGGTCAAAGGCCATCGAGTTTTTAGAAAAGTGGAATGTCACATTTGGTATTCATTACAGACAGCTCAGGTTGGGGTACGACTATCTCAAGAACACCCTCCGATTTCAATTTCCTAACCTGCAAGCCAATGCAGCTCGGATTCAGCTAGAGAGGAAAGAAAGGGAGATGAGAACAAAAGAGATCTTGCTTAAAAAATTTGAATCTTTGAAGACTAATATGTCTTTGATTAAAGAGGAAATACAATCAACAGTCGATGAGATTGGTGAATGCTTAGATATTCTTAAAACGGAGGATGAAGATATTCCATTTGCTATTATAGATGGTGAGGAAATCCAAGAGTTTCATAATTCAGAATTACGGCAGATACGTCATGATTCTTTGATAGAGGGGGAAAAAATTCAGGAGAATAGTGAAaacaaaattgtttttgatgCCGTGAGAGAACTTTATAAGGTTTTGGTGACTAAGCATCTAGCTGGAATACAAGAATGGCTCTCTGTTCTTATAAGGGTGGACGTGGCAGATAACAGGTTCAGGGATTCTACTTTGAAGGAGTTCATAGATATTAGAAATCTCATTCAATTGACTAAGGATAAATGTGAAGAATCAGGTTGTGCACTTCCTAATATAGCAAATACCGAAGAAGAAGATATCTGGGAAGATGGTACTTTGCAAACACTTGAGAAAGGGTACTCTGTTTTTGATCGTTCCAAAGGCAATGATTTCCCTGTTGCATCGACCACCAATGATGCAAAAGGCATAGAATGCCGTAATAAAGTGTCTAACAAAAGTATCATAGATGGTTGTGACAGCAGTCGAAGCAAATCAAACCCTGCCCGAGGTAAACTCTTGGATGAAGCCCCAGTTATTACCTGGGGTTCTTTCCTTGATAACTGGGGCTCGAACCGGGATGTTTTAGCTAATCATAGGGGATTGGATCTTGAAGGTCACTGGGGTAGGGTAGACTATGATGCAGTTATACCAGCAGAGAAAATAGCTGAACTTAACGTACGAGCATCTGTTTATAAAGAAGAGCCTGTTGAAATCCAACCATGTAAGGCACCATTACGAAATGGCCAACTTTGTCAAAGAAGAGACTTGAGAGTTTGTCCATTTCATGGACTCGTCATCCCTAGGGATGATGAAGGAAATCCGATCAGTGGGAGCTCCATAGTAGAAGAGACAGATCCCCAGAATCAGTCGGTAGAAATGACTCCGTATGTGGACAGTGATAAAGTGAAGCAGCTACTAAAGCAGGCTGTGCAGAATGTTAgggaaagagatagagaagaatCAAAGAAGAGGCATTCAGACAAGCAGGCTTTGAAGAGAGCAAAGCTTGCAGAAGTTCGAGCACACAATGAAGCCGTTCTTCGAGATGCAGCAATTGCTTCAACTTCTAGATCCTCTCATATTGGAGAAGACATGGAAATCGGGAGTGGTTCTAAATCTTCAGCTAGAATCAAGAAGCAAACACTTGCATCAATGCTGAAAAAGAAAGATACTGCTAAAGTTAGATTAGGTCAGAGGCTATTAAACACTCGAGCAAGAGAAAGCACGATAAGACAGTTGACAGAATCAGAGGACGCCAACTATCGGGAGGCTTTTCCAAATCAGTGGTAG